The following are encoded in a window of Artemia franciscana chromosome 19, ASM3288406v1, whole genome shotgun sequence genomic DNA:
- the LOC136039326 gene encoding histone deacetylase complex subunit SAP18-like gives MYRAIESKIEGKVEKVEAVVDREKMCPFLLRVFCSTGSHNSLDDYRGSNVPLHNEYQMYTWNDATLKEITTLIQDVNEDCRKRGTVFEFAVVPPGARRPNFRTIGTTIAGQHSPDDNKTLFASRFLIGDYLDVAITPPGRLIPRRRPFGAREDYRNRY, from the exons ATGTACCGTGCAATTGAGTCAAAAATTGAAGGAAAGGTTGAAAAAGTTGAAGCTGTAGTTGATAGAGAAAAG atgtgtcCTTTCCTGTTGAGAGTGTTCTGCAGTACTGGTAGTCATAATTCTCTTGATGACTATAGAGGTTCAAATGTGCCTCTTCACAATGAGTATCAAATGTATACCTG GAATGATGCTACACTCAAAGAGATCACAACATTGATCCAGGATGTCAACGAAGATTGCCGTAAGAGAGGGACTGTTTTTGAGTTTGCAGTTGTCCCTCCTGGTGCTCGGCGACCAAATTTTCGTACTATCGGGACTACTATTGCTGGACAGCATTCTCCAGATGATAATAAAACTCTTTTTGCTTCTAG atttttgattgGTGACTATTTGGATGTGGCAATCACTCCTCCGGGAAGACTAATTCCGCGTAGACGACCTTTTGGAGCCCGTGAAGACTACAGAAATAGATATTAG